GCTAATCTCGCGAGATAAGGGTCTTTGCCGTGACTGACAGGGCCTCCTTTGTTACGCAAGTCATTCAAGGCATCAGCAAGTTTATGGTGGCTAGATACCAACTTCTTGAACTTCTCATCACGAACGTCGCCGAGCTTTAGGGCTCGTACGGCCGCACTTAGCCAATCAGAAAGGGAAGGTGTTTCCTGAGGTGGCTTGAGCGATGCCAGAGGTGAATGGAAGCTCTCTACGATCACACGGCATATCACTTCAACAACGGCTTTAGAACAATCGATGCAGGAGTCATTATTCTGTTCCAGTGAGCGTTCCAGTGCCTCGAAGGTTTGCTGCAACATAGGAGTATCGCGCCAGTGGCTACAAGCCAGGCGGATCCCAGGGCACCAGTCGAGCGTCATGCCTTGCCCTCAATGATTGCCCACACCCGATGATAACTCTCGCCGCGAGGCCCAAGGGCGCTTTTCCAGTCGTCAACTTTGGCGCTTCGCAGTTTCGCTCGTACATCAGCTAGGGAATCACCGCCGCTGAGCTTGAGCGTGCGCGCCAGTGGCTGTGCTGCCGTTCGTGGCACGCCAAGCAAACGAAGTGCAACGGCTTCATCTGAATTGACGCCATAATAAACCCGGGCCGGGAGATTTCGTATGAGCCGCTGATCATCAGCGGACAACTCATCAAGCCGATCACCAAGGGTTAATGCCTGTAAGGCTGACAACCCCCAGGACGCGGTCTGAGTCAGCTTCCCGAAAACACTGCGACAGCATTGAGACATCGCATCTGCCTGATCCCTGGTGCGCCCCGATTCATCGGTCCCGAAATGTTCAACGGCCATTTCCGTCAACGGTTTCCCCTGCACCCAATCGCAGATGATTCTGGCTAATTTATTTCCATTGGGTTGTCGCCCGCCTGTGACATAATGGAGAGAATCACGCAACTCCGGCACTTGTAGCAATACGCCTAACATGCGCTGGAGATCACCTTGGCGCGTACTGAATAGGTCCGGCGACCAGACGGCGTCGGACAAGTTGGACTCATTTAGCCGAACCAGGGTATTGCTCACCGACTCCCAGGAGAAGCCTGTGGAGTCAACTAGCTTCAGCGGCTTGCCTTTGATACGTTCGGCATAGTTGTAGACGCCTTGTACTAAAGCATCTGCCCACCCTCGATGACTCTTTCGTAGCGCCTGAAAGCCCAAGGTGCCGCGAAGCACCTGCTCAACTTCAGCGGCGAATCGCTCATGATCCCCAATCTGCCGATATGTATGCGCCAAATACTGTAGAAATGCTGACCAGCCTGGCTGCCAAGCAAGCGTCTCAAGGCGTAGCAAGCCGCCCTGACCTACGGTTTGTTGCACCATATCTATGAGGGTCGAGTTCAGCTCACCCACTTGTTTGGCGATAAATTGCTTAAGCTGTTCAGCCTTTGCGTCATCGGGAGCTGCCAGAGCTACAATGCCGATATCCCCTTGATCGACGCGGCCCGCTCGTCCGGCTATATTCCAGAAGTCCTCCGGCGGCATATCTTGGCCATACGGATATTGATGGCTGGCAAACACAACCCCCGACACTGGGAAATTCACTCCCTGTGCGATGGTTGTCGTCGCCACCAGCACGTTCAACATGGAGCGTTCCATCATCCACTCCACGAGCGTTCGGGTATCTTCAGAAAGACCCGAGTGGTGAACACCGATGCCATACTCAATGAGGGAAGTTAATGGAAAATCCTCTCCCATTTCGTCGGCAAAGAACTGACGAATAGGTGCAAAGTCTTCGTTGTTAGGTTCAACCCGGTTGTCATCGTGCTTGAAGGCATTGGCGATTCCCCAAGTGTTACGTGGTTTATCCGCCAGCACGATGACGGTGCCCCGGTGTCTAATCGATTGAGCCGTTGCCGCCGCCAGCTTGCCAGGAGAATGGCTAACATCTGACCAGCGCAGGCCCAGCGGCTGCGCATTGCTGATAGTCAGTGATTCCGGGATATCCATCGTATTGCGCGACGTGTGTTGCGTAACCAGCTTTACACTAAAGCTGCCGCGCTTTTCCCCTTGTGTCGGTCGGGCGATCGCTATCACTCGGTCATTGGGAATCCAGTCTATCCCGAGTTCGATATGCTTGTGGCTATCCGGCGCCAACCAACGCGCGATATCACCCGCGTTGCGGATAAATGGGGTCAACAGAAGGAACTGGGCGTAGCGGCACTCCCGGTTGATGGTTGCCAGCAGCAATTCGAGCTTCAGTCCTCTCGAATCACCGGCCAGCCCGTGTGCCTCATCGACAACCACGAGCGTGAGAGGGCGACCGATCTTCTCTTCCCATCCGCTTCGCAGCATGAGATCCAGTTTTTCCGGCGTGGTCACCAGAATGCGGAACTGACGCTTTTCATCCTGTTCGGTCAGCATGTCGGCTTCGAGGCCGTCGATTTCCAGCGCTGGGCTGACTTTCTCGACAATATCGCCGAAGCCCGAAAAGTCCCGGCGAAGGCGCAGCGCAATTTGATTCACTAATGCCCGGGTCGGTGCCAGATAGGCGATCCAGCCGCGTTCGTGCTCGAACTGATTCAGGGCTTGAAGCATCCGGAATTCGGCGATAAAGGTCTTTCCGCTCGATGTGGGCAGACTTACCACAACAGAACGGTGACCCGACCCCAGCAGCCCCTCCTCTCGCAAGGTGCAACGTTGTGGGGGCAGCATCTCGAAGATGGGTTGCGCACGCCCCCGGTCGGTTAGCGACTGCACAAACTTCGTCACCCGGCTGTTGACTGCCCGGGTGACCGTCCAGATGCTGTTGTCGACCATGGTCCGCGACGTCCGCGCCAGCAGGCGCGCCAGCGTTTCCCGGGCCATGGACAAACCACTGCCGGAAGTGGCGATTGCTCGGTCGAATTGGGCTTCCAGTTGCTCACGGATGTCATAGTGGCCATCGACCACGCCCTGAACCAGATAGGTACCAAGGAGCTCCGCCGCCTTGGCCAAGTGGTAGGCGGTCATCAATGACCAGGCCGGACGCGCATCCTGTTGCTGCTCTGCTTGTTCGAGGTAGGCCGGTTCATACTGCCGCTGCTCATCCCGGAGGCGGGCCACCAGTTGCTGTACAGTATCGAGGTCATCCCAGCCGGACTTGCGCATCAGCCGCAACCAGAGTGCCATGATGGAGGCCCAGACGCGCTCACCCCAGTCCTCTGCGTCGAGCGATAAGTCTGGCAATGCGCCATCGACAAGCATACGACGCACATCGGCACCGCGATCAGCGAGAAAACCCAAACAGCTAACGCGCAGCAACGCCTCACCAGCATCGATCGGCTCCTTTGCCAACGGTAGAACGCGCGCCACTTCGAAAGCCCCCGCCGCCGCATGACGAAGCTCGCTCACATCTTCGTCATCGAGGTGCTCCAGTACCTGCAGGAGCAAGGTATCGGAGACAAACTGCAGCGATGCATCATCCAGTCCATGGTCGCCCGCCGCCCCGAGGGCAGCCAGCAATCTGCGGCGCGTCGCCTCGGTCTTAGCCTCATCCAGACGACCTTCACCCAAGGACTGGATGATCCAGGAGGTACTGCTCATGCCGCTGCCTCCTCCAACAGATCTGCCCACTCCTTGATCGGAATCGGTAGATACCAGGCAATGAGTTCACCCCGCATGGGCGCGTCGAGATTCTTGGCAAGGGTCTTGGCGCGTGCCTTGAGATCCTGCTCACTCGGCGAGGTATCACGTACCAGGATCCCGACCAGCAGCAGTTCCCTTCCCCGAGAGGCCAGATAGCGGGAGACCGCCCGCTCGTAATAGTCCCGGTATGGTTGTTCCTTGCAGCGAGCCTGCAACCACTGCAAAAGTGAAAGTTGTATGTCGAGGCGGGAAGCGCTCTCCTCAAGCTGCCAGATCATGCCGCTGCCGCCAGACATCACCCCAGGCGGCGTGTTGGCATCCGAGGAGGTCTTGACCTCACCGAACAACAACAGGACCTCGTCGCCCTCCAGGCAAAAGCCGACCAGGTCGGCCCCCGGCAGGCTGGCGCGCGGCGTGCGCCTGTCGCGCGCGGTGTTCCAGGGCCAACGGACCTCCCGGCCACCGTTGGTTTCGAGCACGCATTCGGCTAAGGCTTCACCAACCTCCCAACCCTTTGGTTTGGGGACAGCTTTCAGTGCGTGCTCGACGAATTCGGTCGCCATGCCGGTCGTCGCAAGGGCCCGGAGGTCCGCCGCGAAACCCGAAGCGCTGTCCGTTACGCGTGGCGCGACGACCTTCCGTAGGTAGTCAGCAAACTCATCCTTGTCCTCAACCGCGTTCCCTGCCCAGCGAACCTGCTGTTCGCTGCCCGAGTAGGCGGCTGCCAGTGAGAGGCCAGCCGTTTCGCTCATTCCGTTCCCTCGTTGATGTTTTCCATAAATCGTTCGACATTCTTGATGCGCAGCTCGCCGGAGATCAGTCTTGGGAGCAAAGTATCTCTGAGACCGGCAAGATTTACCGAGACTTCCGCATTGGCCTTTATGCTTTGAAACAGCGGCGTGATCTGATGGCCAAAGGTTTCCCACAACTTAGCATCAGATGGTGAGGCCACTTTGAATGCGGCAACCGAATCCCCCTGGGCGCGTTGACGGCCCGAGGTTCCAGTCATGCTTCGGATTGCATGGTCACGGAACGCACCGTCTCTCGCCAGTAGGTAGCCATAAGCGGGTGGCACCGGTGCTTTCGGTCGCATCACGATGTATTCGGTCGACCCCCATCCGACGGTTTCGTTCGGCAAACATTGAACGAAGGCCGTCTTGCCATTCTCCAAACAGGGTGTGATGCGCGCCAGCAGGGTATCGCCATTACGAAAACGCATCCCGCTTCCAAACTCCCGCAGGATCGGCACATCGGGCCAGCTGCCTGACGTTGGTAGTGAGGCCATGTCGAGATACGGTGCTGGGGTGGCCCTGCGCAACGCTTCGGTTGGGTTGAATTCAATGAGCTCGCTCGCAGGAACCATCTTCCACCCCTCCGGTTTTCCCTCATCATCCAGCCGATCGGGGAAGAGCTGCCAGAGGTCGGGGGGGAGGTAGGGTTCGCGGCCTTCCATCTTGGCGCGGACGGGGCCGAAGTCGACGAACCAGTCCTTGAACAGCGCGCGGGCCATGGCCTCCAGGGTCTGGTTGCGGCGGCGGTTGAGTTCGATCTTGTCGTCCAGCGTGCCGAGGATGTGGGCGATGGCGCGTTGTTCATCTAGATCTGGAGGATGAGGAACAATTACGCTGCTAAGGAGCGATGTATTAAGCGAAGGCATTGTCGCACCGACAGCTATCGCGCGGATATGCTCCTTGAATGTAGGATGCCCGAAGAAGTAGGAAAGATAGGACGAATCGATCTTTCCGGGATTCGGACGTACTCTTAGGCATCGACCGGAAAACATCCACCCATCTTCTTCTTGTCGTACCAACGCACGTCGATCAACAGAGCCGACGCGGCTAAAGACGATGTCTCCTTCCCGAAGTAGATAGCGCGATAACCGGTCTCGGTCAGCGTCAGATACTCTAGGCAGATCTCGATGAAGGATGCGATTTTCACCGAGATGTTCGACCGTGATAATCGGGGTTCCTACGGGCACGTAGTCCTTTTGATGTAATTGGCTTCCGAACGGACCGGTCTGGATTCCTGAGGTGGGGTCGCACAGGTTCGCGAGGTCATCCGCCAGAAAATCGCCGGCAAATTGCCCGTAGGGGGTGTCGAGACCGTCACTCGCCATACCCAAGTCCTTTGAGGTTGGCTGCGATCGTCGCGTCTAGCTGTGCTGCCTCCTGCTGCTGGACCCGCCACTGCTTGCTGAGTTGCCGCATCTTCTCTTCAAACGGCTCCCCATCATCGTCCTGCTCGGTTGCACCGACATAGCGGCCGGGCGTGAGTACATGGTTGTGCTTTCGGATTTCCTCCAACGTCGTGCTCTTACAGAAGCCGGGAATATCTTCGTACTTTCCGGCGTCCTTTTCACCGCGCCAGGCATGATAGGTATCGGCGATCTTCTGAATGTCGGTCTCGCTGAGTTCGCGCCGGGTGCGGTCCACCAGTGTGCCCATATTCCGGGCGTCGATGAACAGCACCTCGCCGCGCCGGTCCCGTAATGTCTCCTTGCCGCGCTTGCCGTTGGACTTGTTGCGGGCGAGGAACCAGAGGCAGGCGGGGATCTGGGTGGAGTAGAACAACTGCCCGGGCAGGCCCACCATGCAGTCCACGGCGTCGGCCTCGACCATGGCCTTGCGAATCTCACCTTCGCCGCTCTGATTGGAGCTCATGGAGCCGTTGGCCAGCACCACGCCGGCGGTGCCGTACGGCGCCAGGTGCCAGTAGATGTGCTGCAGCCAGGCATAGTTGGCGTTGCCCACCGGCGGCACACCGAACTGCCAGCGCGCGTCTTCGCGCAGGCGGTCGCCGCCCCAGTCAGAGATATTGAAGGGCGGGTTGGCGAGGATGTGGTCGAAGCGCAGGTCGCGCAGCTCGTCCTTGTGGAAGCTGCCTTCGTTGTTCCAGCGGATGTCGGCGTCGATGCCGCGCACGGCCAGGTTCATCATGGCGAGGCGCCAGGTGGTGTAGTTGCTTTCCTGGCCGTAGATGGCGATGTCGCCGATGCGTCCACCGTGTTCTTCGACGAATTTCTCCGACTGTACGAACATGCCGCCGGAACCGCAGCAGGGATCATAGACGCGCCCCTGATAGGGCTCGAGCATTTCCACCAGGACCCGTACCACAGAACGAGGGGTGTAAAACTCGCCCCCGCGCTTGCCTTCGGCGCCGGCAAACTGGCTGAGGAAGTATTCGTAGACGCGGCCCAGTACGTCCCGCGACTTGTGGCCGTCTTCGCCCATGGCTATGCCGGAGATCAGGTCGATCAGCTCGCCCAGCATGATCTTGTTCAGGGCAGGGCGGGCATAGTCCTTGGGCAGTACGCCCTTGAGGGACTCGTTCTCCTTTTCTATGGCGCGCATGGCGTCGTCGATCAGGGTGCCGATCTCGGGGCGCTTGGCGTTGGCCTTGAGGTGGGCCCAGCGCGCATCCCTGGGGACCCAGAAGATGTTGTCGGCGAGGTACTCGTCCTTATCTTCTGCGGCCTGCTCGTCTTCGGCCAGTAGGGCGGCATGCTTGGCCTCGAAGGAATCCGAGATGTACTTCAGGAAGATCAGGCCCAAGGCGACGTGCTTGTAGTCCGAGGGCTCCATGTTGCCGCGGAGCTTGTCCGCGGCCTTGAAAAGTTCTGCCTCAAACCCCAGTTGGGTATCGGACTTGCCGCGGTTTTTGTTCTTGTTTTTAACGTTGGCCATGGTTGGTCCTTGGTTTTTCGGGCAGCACCCGAAATTCTGTCGTTTGCACCTCGGGCGGTCTAGTGCGTGTGCCTGTTTGGGGGCAAATTGGCACCGGGCATGCGGGAGAGATGGGTCTTTGGGCTTGGCCCGAGCGGGCTGGGACCGAATTGTAGGGCTGTCTTCTGGCTCGTGAGCTTGCAACTGCGTCTTGTTCTCGTTTGGAAATCGCCCTGACACGCGGTCTGGGGCCAAACAAGGGTTATCGACGCAGGATGATCCCTACTGGAAGCGGCCCTCTGGGGCTGAATATCGCTCCAGATAGCGGTAACGGCACGCTCGTCAAATCTCCCTTTTCAGCGGGGATACTATCACGCAAACGGCGGCCTGGCGCGAGGTCGGCGGTTTAAGTCGCCAAAGGACTGAAGGGCGATATCTTGGGCGTTTTCTAGGGTGAAATGCGGTCCAAATCGCAGATCCGGCGGGTCCCTTGCGAATAATTCTCAACGAGGAGTTTTCTTAACTAGCTGAAAATAATAAATATTTCGGGTTTGAGGCGCCGTGGCGAGACGCCAACCTGACTATCAAGTCTATTGGCAAAGCTATCAACCTTATTGGCAGGCGACACCGGTGGTCTTGACTTCGGTCGGGGCGTCACTATCATTAGCACTCACTTAGCCAGAG
This region of Chromatiales bacterium genomic DNA includes:
- a CDS encoding SAM-dependent DNA methyltransferase encodes the protein MANVKNKNKNRGKSDTQLGFEAELFKAADKLRGNMEPSDYKHVALGLIFLKYISDSFEAKHAALLAEDEQAAEDKDEYLADNIFWVPRDARWAHLKANAKRPEIGTLIDDAMRAIEKENESLKGVLPKDYARPALNKIMLGELIDLISGIAMGEDGHKSRDVLGRVYEYFLSQFAGAEGKRGGEFYTPRSVVRVLVEMLEPYQGRVYDPCCGSGGMFVQSEKFVEEHGGRIGDIAIYGQESNYTTWRLAMMNLAVRGIDADIRWNNEGSFHKDELRDLRFDHILANPPFNISDWGGDRLREDARWQFGVPPVGNANYAWLQHIYWHLAPYGTAGVVLANGSMSSNQSGEGEIRKAMVEADAVDCMVGLPGQLFYSTQIPACLWFLARNKSNGKRGKETLRDRRGEVLFIDARNMGTLVDRTRRELSETDIQKIADTYHAWRGEKDAGKYEDIPGFCKSTTLEEIRKHNHVLTPGRYVGATEQDDDGEPFEEKMRQLSKQWRVQQQEAAQLDATIAANLKGLGYGE
- a CDS encoding restriction endonuclease subunit S — protein: MASDGLDTPYGQFAGDFLADDLANLCDPTSGIQTGPFGSQLHQKDYVPVGTPIITVEHLGENRILHRDLPRVSDADRDRLSRYLLREGDIVFSRVGSVDRRALVRQEEDGWMFSGRCLRVRPNPGKIDSSYLSYFFGHPTFKEHIRAIAVGATMPSLNTSLLSSVIVPHPPDLDEQRAIAHILGTLDDKIELNRRRNQTLEAMARALFKDWFVDFGPVRAKMEGREPYLPPDLWQLFPDRLDDEGKPEGWKMVPASELIEFNPTEALRRATPAPYLDMASLPTSGSWPDVPILREFGSGMRFRNGDTLLARITPCLENGKTAFVQCLPNETVGWGSTEYIVMRPKAPVPPAYGYLLARDGAFRDHAIRSMTGTSGRQRAQGDSVAAFKVASPSDAKLWETFGHQITPLFQSIKANAEVSVNLAGLRDTLLPRLISGELRIKNVERFMENINEGTE
- a CDS encoding abortive infection family protein — encoded protein: MTLDWCPGIRLACSHWRDTPMLQQTFEALERSLEQNNDSCIDCSKAVVEVICRVIVESFHSPLASLKPPQETPSLSDWLSAAVRALKLGDVRDEKFKKLVSSHHKLADALNDLRNKGGPVSHGKDPYLARLAAHHQRTAVLAADAIVAFLYEAYLEATLDPISSREPWEHFGEDNELIDAHVGLAVETDDDGLTSLRFLLPGGDALPLTIEVSRLLYQLDREAYVEALNAARNARSTETAEPAAGPGQNMEAAG
- a CDS encoding DEAD/DEAH box helicase, with the protein product MSSTSWIIQSLGEGRLDEAKTEATRRRLLAALGAAGDHGLDDASLQFVSDTLLLQVLEHLDDEDVSELRHAAAGAFEVARVLPLAKEPIDAGEALLRVSCLGFLADRGADVRRMLVDGALPDLSLDAEDWGERVWASIMALWLRLMRKSGWDDLDTVQQLVARLRDEQRQYEPAYLEQAEQQQDARPAWSLMTAYHLAKAAELLGTYLVQGVVDGHYDIREQLEAQFDRAIATSGSGLSMARETLARLLARTSRTMVDNSIWTVTRAVNSRVTKFVQSLTDRGRAQPIFEMLPPQRCTLREEGLLGSGHRSVVVSLPTSSGKTFIAEFRMLQALNQFEHERGWIAYLAPTRALVNQIALRLRRDFSGFGDIVEKVSPALEIDGLEADMLTEQDEKRQFRILVTTPEKLDLMLRSGWEEKIGRPLTLVVVDEAHGLAGDSRGLKLELLLATINRECRYAQFLLLTPFIRNAGDIARWLAPDSHKHIELGIDWIPNDRVIAIARPTQGEKRGSFSVKLVTQHTSRNTMDIPESLTISNAQPLGLRWSDVSHSPGKLAAATAQSIRHRGTVIVLADKPRNTWGIANAFKHDDNRVEPNNEDFAPIRQFFADEMGEDFPLTSLIEYGIGVHHSGLSEDTRTLVEWMMERSMLNVLVATTTIAQGVNFPVSGVVFASHQYPYGQDMPPEDFWNIAGRAGRVDQGDIGIVALAAPDDAKAEQLKQFIAKQVGELNSTLIDMVQQTVGQGGLLRLETLAWQPGWSAFLQYLAHTYRQIGDHERFAAEVEQVLRGTLGFQALRKSHRGWADALVQGVYNYAERIKGKPLKLVDSTGFSWESVSNTLVRLNESNLSDAVWSPDLFSTRQGDLQRMLGVLLQVPELRDSLHYVTGGRQPNGNKLARIICDWVQGKPLTEMAVEHFGTDESGRTRDQADAMSQCCRSVFGKLTQTASWGLSALQALTLGDRLDELSADDQRLIRNLPARVYYGVNSDEAVALRLLGVPRTAAQPLARTLKLSGGDSLADVRAKLRSAKVDDWKSALGPRGESYHRVWAIIEGKA